Proteins encoded in a region of the Ralstonia pseudosolanacearum genome:
- a CDS encoding low molecular weight protein tyrosine phosphatase family protein, which produces MRALFICSRNRLRSPTAESIFAHWPNVDTDSAGLAPDADVPLTADQLEWAEVIFVMERSHRRRLSQRFGPWLRGKRVVCLDVPDDYAFMQPELVALLERRAGPYLRS; this is translated from the coding sequence ATGCGCGCACTGTTCATCTGCAGCCGCAACCGGCTGCGCAGTCCCACCGCGGAATCCATATTCGCGCACTGGCCGAATGTCGACACCGATTCGGCGGGCCTGGCGCCCGATGCCGACGTCCCACTGACGGCCGATCAGCTCGAGTGGGCTGAAGTCATTTTCGTCATGGAGCGCTCTCACCGCCGGCGCCTGTCTCAGCGGTTTGGTCCGTGGCTGCGCGGCAAGCGGGTCGTCTGCCTGGATGTCCCCGACGACTACGCGTTCATGCAGCCTGAGCTTGTCGCGTTGCTGGAGCGACGTGCGGGCCCGTATCTGCGATCGTGA
- the mnmE gene encoding tRNA uridine-5-carboxymethylaminomethyl(34) synthesis GTPase MnmE, protein MTSPTASDTAPAPIRTVPIAAIATAPGRGGIGVVRVSGPDVRAVMQAVCGRLLQPRQATYLPFLDADGAAIDRGIALWFPAPHSYTGEDVLELQGHGGPVVMQLLLSRCLRAGHGIGLRVAEPGEFTRRAFLNDKLDLAQAEAVADLIEASTEAAARSAARSLDGAFSQTVHALVERVIHLRMLVEATLDFPEEEIDFLEAADARGQLADIRARLDGVLAQARQGALLREGLHVVLAGQPNVGKSSLLNALAGAELAIVTPIAGTTRDKVQQTIQIEGIPLNIVDTAGLRDTEDEVERIGIERTWAAIARADVVLHLLDAADYRAHGLSAEDAAIDARIAEHVPSGVPTLRVINKIDLAGAAAPDRIDAQPPEVWLSARDGSGIELLRAALLEIAGWQGGGEGLYLARERHLSALRTAREHLAIAADHAGQRAQSLDLFAEELRLAQEALNSITGAFSSDDLLGVIFSRFCIGK, encoded by the coding sequence ATGACTTCGCCGACCGCTTCCGATACGGCCCCCGCGCCGATCCGTACCGTGCCCATCGCGGCGATCGCCACGGCGCCCGGGCGCGGCGGCATCGGCGTTGTGCGGGTGTCCGGCCCGGACGTGCGCGCCGTGATGCAGGCCGTGTGCGGGCGCCTTCTGCAGCCGCGCCAGGCAACCTACCTCCCCTTCCTCGACGCCGATGGTGCGGCCATCGATCGGGGCATCGCGCTGTGGTTTCCGGCGCCGCACTCCTACACCGGCGAGGACGTGCTCGAGCTGCAAGGCCACGGCGGCCCGGTGGTGATGCAGCTGCTGCTGTCGCGCTGCCTTCGGGCCGGCCACGGCATCGGCCTGCGCGTGGCCGAGCCCGGCGAGTTCACGCGCCGCGCCTTCCTCAACGACAAGCTGGACCTGGCCCAGGCCGAAGCCGTCGCTGACTTGATCGAGGCCAGCACCGAGGCCGCCGCGCGCTCGGCCGCGCGTTCGCTCGACGGTGCGTTCTCGCAGACCGTGCATGCGTTGGTCGAGCGCGTGATCCACCTGCGCATGCTGGTGGAGGCGACGCTGGATTTTCCCGAGGAGGAAATCGACTTCCTCGAAGCCGCCGATGCGCGCGGCCAGCTCGCCGACATCCGCGCACGGCTGGACGGCGTGCTGGCCCAGGCGCGCCAGGGCGCGCTGCTGCGCGAGGGCCTGCACGTGGTGCTGGCCGGGCAGCCCAACGTCGGCAAGTCGTCCCTGCTCAATGCGCTGGCCGGCGCCGAGCTCGCCATCGTCACGCCCATCGCCGGCACCACGCGCGACAAGGTGCAGCAGACCATCCAGATCGAGGGCATCCCCCTCAATATCGTCGACACCGCCGGCTTGCGCGACACCGAAGACGAAGTCGAGCGCATCGGCATCGAGCGCACCTGGGCCGCCATCGCCCGCGCAGACGTTGTACTGCACCTGCTGGATGCCGCCGACTACCGTGCCCACGGCCTGTCCGCCGAAGATGCCGCCATCGACGCCCGCATCGCCGAGCACGTGCCGTCGGGCGTGCCCACGCTGCGCGTCATCAACAAGATCGACCTGGCGGGCGCGGCCGCACCGGACCGCATCGATGCGCAGCCTCCCGAGGTCTGGCTGTCGGCGCGCGACGGCAGCGGCATCGAGTTGCTGCGCGCGGCGCTGCTGGAGATCGCCGGCTGGCAAGGCGGCGGCGAAGGGCTGTATCTGGCGCGCGAGCGGCACCTGTCGGCACTGCGCACGGCCCGGGAGCACCTGGCCATCGCCGCCGATCACGCGGGTCAGCGGGCCCAGTCGCTCGACCTGTTTGCCGAGGAATTGCGGCTGGCGCAGGAAGCGTTGAACAGCATCACGGGGGCGTTTTCCAGTGATGATTTGTTGGGGGTGATTTTTAGTCGGTTTTGCATCGGAAAGTAG